From Bacteroidales bacterium, one genomic window encodes:
- a CDS encoding Eco57I restriction-modification methylase domain-containing protein, giving the protein MKNWNHSSVNYSNTQMMPVDFPMNNAMLSCSRYTTVRYLTQLVVLVHFPMGMLQQMVHILGRIDPNNVQWKEMMMNQAINETTEAFKSATKEERQEQIADIERSFDEGVNRPDYARKLYLIENCIYGVDIQPIAIQISKLRFFISLVVDQNTNSDPIDNFGIRPLPNLEAKFVAANTLIGLNKKNADLFDSEDIKAKENELKIVKHKIFASKYKTKRKYRQVVFNMRLEIAGMLKKCGAVGNVEAQQLASWDMFDQNASSPFFDPEWMFDIKNGFDIVIGNPPYGAKLPETQKNYLKEKYANLVERIRNSYLYFMGKANELSPDGIISYIVPNEFLFQIYMSRARQFFLSKTHILQVINIGESAFDAVVPTCIFILNHEISHDYIKLADLRSLDIINSDFCFDSISFIQMSNHAIIKNPLHTFSFDYNKNTLLNKLLDLGGRLEDYCLNIFNGISTSCNDVYLIEPNQLEQFNFERKVVRPTLKGEHIQKFYIPNEAPLYILYIDSKFVFSDSPNVSKYLELHKNTLIAKSVEKRNGNRNWYELFRARKEKELACIPKIIIRQTSDCIIAAIDTKGYYSIDSTNILIINPVYYPSINYLLAILNSKLADFYYKEVSQENGRVLAQVKPIRIKNIPMPNIDNQSIRPIMKIVDRIIEAKSINPTIDTTVDEQKIDRLVYNLYGLTYDEVKIVDPYTPITKDEYLKNIE; this is encoded by the coding sequence GTGAAGAACTGGAACCACAGTTCCGTCAACTACTCCAATACTCAGATGATGCCTGTTGATTTTCCAATGAACAACGCAATGCTATCATGCAGTCGCTATACAACTGTAAGATACTTGACCCAGCTTGTGGTTCTGGTGCATTTCCCTATGGGTATGCTCCAACAGATGGTACATATCCTTGGGCGTATTGACCCGAATAATGTACAGTGGAAAGAGATGATGATGAATCAAGCCATCAACGAAACAACTGAAGCGTTCAAAAGTGCAACAAAAGAAGAACGACAAGAACAAATAGCAGATATAGAGCGCAGTTTTGACGAAGGAGTTAATCGCCCGGACTATGCCCGCAAACTCTATCTGATAGAGAATTGCATCTATGGTGTAGATATTCAGCCTATTGCTATTCAGATAAGTAAACTTCGTTTCTTTATTTCATTAGTTGTTGACCAAAACACAAATTCCGACCCTATAGATAACTTTGGTATTCGCCCTCTGCCAAACCTTGAAGCAAAGTTTGTAGCGGCCAATACGCTTATTGGGCTTAATAAAAAAAATGCAGATTTATTTGATTCTGAGGATATCAAAGCAAAGGAAAATGAATTAAAAATTGTTAAACACAAAATTTTTGCATCTAAATATAAAACTAAACGGAAATATCGTCAGGTAGTATTTAACATGCGTTTGGAAATAGCAGGTATGCTAAAAAAATGCGGTGCTGTGGGCAATGTCGAAGCACAGCAATTGGCTAGTTGGGATATGTTTGACCAAAATGCCTCGTCTCCATTCTTCGACCCTGAATGGATGTTTGATATAAAAAACGGTTTTGATATTGTGATTGGCAATCCCCCGTACGGAGCAAAATTACCAGAGACTCAAAAGAACTACCTGAAAGAGAAATATGCTAATCTTGTTGAGCGTATAAGAAATTCTTATTTGTATTTTATGGGAAAAGCGAATGAACTAAGTCCCGACGGAATAATAAGTTATATCGTTCCCAATGAGTTTCTTTTCCAAATATACATGTCTAGAGCTCGACAATTTTTCCTCTCAAAAACTCATATTTTACAAGTAATCAATATTGGTGAATCTGCATTTGATGCAGTAGTTCCTACCTGTATATTTATTCTTAATCATGAAATCTCTCATGATTATATAAAGCTAGCAGATTTAAGAAGTTTAGATATAATTAATTCGGATTTCTGTTTTGATAGCATTTCTTTCATACAAATGTCAAATCATGCTATTATTAAAAATCCACTGCACACGTTCTCGTTCGACTATAATAAGAATACACTTCTTAATAAATTATTGGATTTAGGGGGAAGACTAGAAGATTATTGCTTAAATATTTTTAATGGCATTAGTACTTCCTGTAACGATGTATATTTAATTGAACCAAATCAGTTAGAACAATTTAATTTCGAAAGAAAGGTTGTAAGACCAACCCTTAAGGGTGAGCACATACAGAAATTCTATATTCCTAATGAAGCCCCCCTATATATTTTATACATTGATTCAAAATTCGTTTTTTCAGATTCACCTAATGTCTCTAAATACTTGGAATTACATAAAAATACGTTGATAGCTAAAAGCGTAGAAAAACGTAATGGAAATAGGAATTGGTACGAATTATTTAGAGCAAGGAAAGAAAAGGAATTAGCTTGTATACCAAAAATTATTATTAGACAAACTAGTGATTGTATAATCGCAGCCATAGATACAAAAGGATATTATAGTATAGATTCAACAAATATTTTAATTATAAATCCTGTCTATTATCCTTCTATTAATTATTTATTAGCCATTTTAAACTCAAAGCTGGCTGATTTTTACTACAAAGAAGTATCGCAAGAGAATGGACGAGTTTTAGCCCAAGTTAAACCAATAAGAATTAAAAATATTCCTATGCCTAATATTGATAATCAATCAATACGACCAATAATGAAAATCGTCGACAGAATTATTGAAGCGAAGAGCATAAATCCAACTATTGATACAACTGTGGATGAACAAAAAATAGATCGTCTTGTCTACAATCTTTATGGGCTTACTTACGATGAAGTAAAGATTGTTGATCCCTATACTCCAATAACGAAGGATGAATATTTAAAAAATATAGAATAA
- a CDS encoding virulence RhuM family protein codes for MRKEIQFLLYNMPDEQGKVEVVIKDETIWCTQKAMAQLFGIGISAISKHLNHIFEERELTKDVVVSKMEITTQHGAMDGKTQTHDVDFYNLDAIIAVGYRVSSLKATRFRQWATKILNEFIRKGFVLDDKRLKQGKTTFGKDYFSELLERVRSIRASERRIWQQITDIYAECSFDYDKNSPTTKEFFQMVQNRFHYAITGQTAPEIVYTHADHNKEHMGLTTWENAPDGRILKSDSKIAKNYLSEQQIRKLERAVTGYFDYIEDLIENENAFDMKQFAASVNEFLSFRKYQLLPDKGHISRTQADAKAESEYDAFNKTQKIDSDFDKEMRGLLDSCQRTKRAGN; via the coding sequence ATGAGAAAAGAAATACAATTCTTACTGTACAATATGCCAGATGAGCAGGGCAAGGTAGAAGTAGTGATTAAAGATGAAACGATATGGTGTACACAAAAAGCGATGGCTCAATTGTTTGGTATTGGTATCTCGGCAATTAGTAAACATCTGAACCATATATTTGAGGAAAGAGAATTAACTAAAGATGTGGTTGTTTCCAAAATGGAAATAACCACTCAGCATGGTGCAATGGATGGCAAAACACAGACTCATGATGTGGATTTTTACAATCTGGATGCCATCATTGCCGTAGGGTATCGTGTATCCTCACTTAAAGCAACACGCTTCCGTCAATGGGCAACAAAGATACTGAATGAATTTATCAGAAAGGGATTCGTTCTAGATGATAAACGCCTAAAACAAGGTAAAACAACCTTTGGCAAAGATTACTTTAGTGAATTGCTAGAAAGGGTACGCTCTATCCGTGCAAGTGAAAGACGGATTTGGCAACAAATAACGGATATCTACGCTGAATGTTCTTTTGATTATGATAAAAATTCGCCTACAACAAAGGAGTTTTTTCAGATGGTTCAAAATAGATTTCACTATGCCATAACTGGACAGACTGCACCAGAAATAGTGTATACGCATGCTGATCATAACAAGGAACACATGGGATTAACCACGTGGGAGAATGCCCCAGATGGACGTATTTTAAAGTCAGACAGCAAGATAGCAAAGAATTATCTTTCAGAGCAACAAATACGCAAACTGGAACGTGCTGTAACAGGTTATTTTGATTATATAGAAGACTTAATAGAAAACGAGAATGCATTTGACATGAAACAGTTTGCTGCGAGCGTTAATGAGTTCTTATCATTCAGAAAATATCAACTGCTACCTGACAAGGGGCATATATCCAGGACCCAAGCTGATGCAAAGGCTGAAAGTGAATATGACGCATTCAACAAAACTCAAAAAATAGATTCAGATTTTGATAAGGAAATGCGTGGACTTTTAGACAGTTGCCAGCGCACAAAGCGCGCTGGCAATTAG
- a CDS encoding serine protease, with translation MDLSIIEQLCFSTVRIETSDNVGNKFSGTGFFFNLKIDDNKQVPLVITNKHVVSGMSKSCFILTECNQLEEPDYKKHFSIVMENNFESNWIMHPDSKIDLCAMPINPIIEESYHKCNKRFFYRFFDNSLIPSNQQLNEIDIAEDILMIGYPNGLWDSVNNMPIVRRGSMATNITLDHNGKREFVIDAACFPGSSGSPVILFNKGGYTDKKGNLNWGKGRLFLLGILYAGPQLTVTGEIQVVTVPNIQQKALSVSHIPNNLGYIIKSDAILDFIPLLKKLLNIS, from the coding sequence ATGGATTTATCAATCATTGAACAATTGTGCTTTAGCACAGTGCGTATTGAAACATCAGATAACGTAGGTAACAAATTCTCTGGAACAGGTTTTTTCTTCAATCTAAAAATTGATGATAATAAACAAGTTCCACTAGTAATAACAAATAAGCATGTTGTTTCTGGCATGTCAAAAAGTTGTTTTATACTGACGGAGTGTAATCAGTTAGAGGAACCAGATTATAAAAAACATTTTTCTATTGTTATGGAAAATAATTTTGAAAGCAATTGGATTATGCACCCTGATTCCAAAATAGATCTATGTGCCATGCCTATAAATCCTATTATTGAAGAATCTTATCATAAATGTAATAAAAGATTTTTCTATAGGTTTTTTGATAATTCGTTAATTCCTTCAAATCAGCAATTAAATGAAATAGATATAGCGGAAGATATTTTAATGATTGGATATCCTAATGGATTATGGGATAGTGTCAACAATATGCCTATAGTGCGACGCGGTTCTATGGCCACTAATATAACTCTAGATCATAATGGAAAACGAGAATTTGTTATTGATGCAGCTTGCTTTCCTGGTTCCAGTGGTTCACCCGTAATTCTCTTCAATAAAGGTGGATATACAGATAAAAAGGGCAATTTAAATTGGGGAAAGGGACGGCTATTTTTACTTGGAATTTTATATGCTGGACCACAGCTAACAGTTACTGGCGAAATACAAGTAGTTACAGTTCCAAACATCCAACAAAAAGCTTTGTCAGTTTCTCATATTCCTAACAACTTAGGGTATATAATTAAATCTGATGCTATATTAGATTTCATTCCCCTTTTAAAGAAATTATTGAATATCTCATAA
- a CDS encoding N-6 DNA methylase yields MGKVFENLLASFNPETQTTARKQTGSFYTPREIVQYMVDESLIAHLKRTVGEELEPQFRQLLQYSDDAC; encoded by the coding sequence TTGGGTAAAGTATTTGAAAACTTATTAGCTTCATTTAATCCAGAAACACAAACCACTGCTCGAAAACAAACAGGCTCTTTCTATACTCCGCGTGAAATTGTGCAATACATGGTAGATGAAAGCTTAATTGCTCATTTAAAACGAACTGTTGGTGAAGAACTGGAACCACAGTTCCGTCAACTACTCCAATACTCAGATGATGCCTGTTGA